From the Cryomorphaceae bacterium genome, the window CAGATTCGATTTGCGGATTTTCTTACCAGAACTCGCGTCGAAAATGGTTTTAATAGGCTTGGTAACCAAAGAATAGCCCATTTGGGGCAAGGCGCGTAAAAAGGCGTCTTGCTTCACAGCCGACGGCCCCTCAGTACCGATGTAGTAAAAGGCATCTACAATGGTGCCGTACGATTCAATGTAATCGAGAATTTTCTTTGGATCGCAAAACCAACCCAACGCGTCTTTCTGCATGAAAAAAAAGTTAGAGCCATCCAGAAAGACTGATATCCGCGTTTGATTCATACCTGCTTGTATAGATTGTTTGTGATAAGTAATGGTGCAATGTTACACAATGTTCGCGAAAAGCAAGTTTATCGCCTCTTTACTGCAGTGCACAAAAAAACCCCGCTGCAAGGCGGGGTTCAGTGCTGACTATCAAAAGCAATTAACAGTAGGCGTCGTACGCAGCGTGCAGGTTCTCGGCAATCATTTGCGGGCTTCGGCCTTCAATGTGGTGCCGCTCAATAAAGTGAACCAGCTTACCATCTTTAAACATCGCAATAGCCGGAGACGACGGAGGGTAAGGAAGGGTGTATTTCCGCACCTGCTCGGTGGCCTCACGGTCAACACCAGCAAACACCGTGCATAGGTTGTCGGGTTTGCGGGTATGGTTGAGCGACATTTTAACACCGGGCCGGGCATTTCCGGCAGCACAGCCGCACACAGAGTTGATGACAACCAGCGTACAGCCTGCATTTTCGTTGATTGCTTTGTCAACGGCTTCTATTGTGGTGAGCTCCTCAAAACCTACATCAGTGAGGTCGGCTTTCATGGGAGCAACTAAATCAGGTGGATACATAACTCTTGGGTTTAAGGTGAAGGTACAAAGGTACCGATTTCGTACAACCTTGTGAACACGCAAAGAGCCTTATGGTTCCCGGCGTCTGGCAAAAAATTCGCGAAGCAAGGCAGAGCACTCCTCTTCCATCACGCCCGAAACAACCTCTGTTTTAGGGTGAAGCAGTTGTTCGCTCAACCTGGCGTATCCCCGCTTTTCATCCGACGCGCCATACACCACTTTTCCTATCTGGGTCCAGAAGGCAGCTCCGGCACACATTACGCAGGGCTCCAATGTTACGTAGAGCGTACATTCGCTGAGGTACTTGTTTCCGAGGAACTCCGCTGCTGCGGTAAAGGCCTGCATTTCGGCGTGAGCGGTAAAATCGTGGAGACGCTCTGTGAGGTTGTGACCCCGGGCGATGACCATTCCCTTACAAACCACCACTGCGCCCACCGGAATCTCATCTTGCTCAAAGGCCCGATGTGCTTCGGCAAGTGCCAGTTTCATAAAGTGTTCGTTGCTTTGCGCAGTTAGCATAGCCTCATTTACGGAGCGTCAAATTTACTATTTTCGCAGCCCAAACACCCCCCTATGTACCGGACACACACCTGCGGAGAATTAAGAAGCCAACACATCGGTCAAAGCGTTACCCTGGCCGGCTGGTTACAGCGGTCGCGCGACCTTGGCGGAATGACTTTTATAGATCTGCGCGATCGCTACGGCATCACGCAGTTGCTCTTCAATATGGACGTAGATGCCGCTCTTTGCGAAAAAGCGCGCAAGCTCGGACGTGAGTTTGTGTTGCAAATTGAGGGCAAGGTTGTTGAGCGATCAAGCAAAAACCCCAACATGCCTACCGGGGATGTTGAAATAGCCGTTACCGCCCTCAATGTTTTGAATGCCAGCCTCACCCCGCCATTTACCATCGAGGACGAGACAGACGGAGGCGAAGACCTTCGCATGAAATACCGCTATCTGGACTTGCGACGCGCCCCTGTTCGAAGCAACCTGATGCTCAGACACCGCCTCGGTATCGAAACGCGCAAATACATGGATGCTGCAGGCTTTCTTGAGATAGAAACTCCGTACCTGATAAAATCTACCCCCGAGGGAGCCCGCGATTTTGTGGTGCCCAGCCGAATGCACCCCGGTCAGTTTTATGCGCTGCCCCAGTCGCCCCAAACCTTTAAGCAGCTGCTGATGGTAAGCGGTTACGACAAGTACTACCAGATTGTGAAGTGTTTTCGTGACGAAGACCTCCGCGCCGACCGCCAGCCTGAGTTTACCCAGATTGACTGCGAGATGGCTTTTGTAGAGCAGGAAGACGTGCTCAACAATTTTGAAGGTCTGGTTCGCCATTTGTTTAAAGTAGTAAAGGGAGTTGAACTTCCTGCTTTTCCGCGAATGGATTACGCCGAAGCCATGGAGCGATTCGGCTCAGACAAGCCCGACCTTCGATTCGGAATGGAGTTCAAAAACCTCGATTCGGTAGCCAAAAACAAAGGCTTTAATGTGTTTGATCAGGCAGAATGCGTGCTGGCCATAGTGGTTCCGAATTGCGCCGAGTACACCCGCAAACAACTCGACGCCCTCACCGATTGGGTGAAGCGCCCGCAAATAGGAGCCAAAGGGCTTGTTTACTGCAAGTGCAACCCAGATGGCACCTTCAAATCGTCGGTGGATAAATTTTTCGACCAGGACGCGCTGGCCGAGTGGGCTGCGCATTGCGGTGCACAATCGGGCGATCTTATCCTGGCTCTATCGGGCGACTTGCACACCACCCGCAAACAACTCTCCGAGTTGCGCCTGTACATGGGTTCTGAGCTGGGCCTTCGCAAAAACGATGTCTTCAAACCGCTGTGGGTGGTTGACTTTCCGCTGCTCGAGTGGGACGAGGACTCACAGCGTTTCCACGCCATGCACCACCCCTTTACTTCGCCCAAACCCGAGGATTTACCGATGCTGAACACCGACCCCGGCAAGGTGCGGGCCAATGCCTACGACATGGTCATCAACGGGGTTGAGCTTGGAGGCGGATCCATTCGTATTCACGACCGCAAACTTCAGTCGCGAATGTTTGACCTGCTCGGTTTCACGCCCGATGAAGCCTCGGCTCAGTTTGGCTTCCTGATGCAGGCCTTCGAATACGGTGCGCCTCCACACGGCGGTATTGCCTTTGGCTTCGACCGCTTGTGCGCCATGTTTGGAGGCAGCGAGTCAATCAGAGATTACATCGCATTCCCCAAGAACAATGCGGGTAGAGACGTGATGATTGATGCGCCTGCACATGTGGATGCAGCACAGCTTGATGAGCTGAGTCTCGACATTGTTCGCAGAGAGGAATAGACCCTACATCCGGCCTTTCAGCATCATGTTCCAGTACATGAACGGCAGGCCGTACTTTTTGAGGACCCACATGCTCCACTGCTCTTTGGCGGTATTCACAAACTTCGAAATCAGCGGATCAGAGTCTCGCACGTTGCCGTATTTAAACTCAGCAAGCACCATCTTTCCGTAGCCTGTAACCAGCGGGCACGATGAATAACCTTCGTATTTAAGATTACTCAGGCCTCCACTATTTTCCATCATGTGCAGAATATTACCAACCACAACGGGAGCCTGCTTGCGGATGGCCGCGCCCGTTTTGGCAGTGGGCAGGGCAGCCGAGTCGCCTAGACCAAAAACGTTGGCGTAGCGAGGGTGCTGAAGTGAGTTGATATCAACCTCCATCCAGCCTTTGTGGGGACCTTCCTGATGGGCCAGCG encodes:
- a CDS encoding NYN domain-containing protein, whose product is MNQTRISVFLDGSNFFFMQKDALGWFCDPKKILDYIESYGTIVDAFYYIGTEGPSAVKQDAFLRALPQMGYSLVTKPIKTIFDASSGKKIRKSNLDIEIALDMFNTIDNYDKAVLISGDGDFERALRLLKARGKQFLVVATEQFVARELRDVAGRHFIDLANIREHVEKAQRSYSDNDDE
- a CDS encoding BrxA/BrxB family bacilliredoxin is translated as MYPPDLVAPMKADLTDVGFEELTTIEAVDKAINENAGCTLVVINSVCGCAAGNARPGVKMSLNHTRKPDNLCTVFAGVDREATEQVRKYTLPYPPSSPAIAMFKDGKLVHFIERHHIEGRSPQMIAENLHAAYDAYC
- a CDS encoding nucleoside deaminase; this encodes MLTAQSNEHFMKLALAEAHRAFEQDEIPVGAVVVCKGMVIARGHNLTERLHDFTAHAEMQAFTAAAEFLGNKYLSECTLYVTLEPCVMCAGAAFWTQIGKVVYGASDEKRGYARLSEQLLHPKTEVVSGVMEEECSALLREFFARRREP
- the aspS gene encoding aspartate--tRNA ligase, whose protein sequence is MYRTHTCGELRSQHIGQSVTLAGWLQRSRDLGGMTFIDLRDRYGITQLLFNMDVDAALCEKARKLGREFVLQIEGKVVERSSKNPNMPTGDVEIAVTALNVLNASLTPPFTIEDETDGGEDLRMKYRYLDLRRAPVRSNLMLRHRLGIETRKYMDAAGFLEIETPYLIKSTPEGARDFVVPSRMHPGQFYALPQSPQTFKQLLMVSGYDKYYQIVKCFRDEDLRADRQPEFTQIDCEMAFVEQEDVLNNFEGLVRHLFKVVKGVELPAFPRMDYAEAMERFGSDKPDLRFGMEFKNLDSVAKNKGFNVFDQAECVLAIVVPNCAEYTRKQLDALTDWVKRPQIGAKGLVYCKCNPDGTFKSSVDKFFDQDALAEWAAHCGAQSGDLILALSGDLHTTRKQLSELRLYMGSELGLRKNDVFKPLWVVDFPLLEWDEDSQRFHAMHHPFTSPKPEDLPMLNTDPGKVRANAYDMVINGVELGGGSIRIHDRKLQSRMFDLLGFTPDEASAQFGFLMQAFEYGAPPHGGIAFGFDRLCAMFGGSESIRDYIAFPKNNAGRDVMIDAPAHVDAAQLDELSLDIVRREE